From the Colletotrichum lupini chromosome 1, complete sequence genome, the window atttctaacctataaaaagaaaaagagctaggggaaactatataacccgcggtagaagcataggaaattatcctcgataaaatcgtcgtagtagtactaatagacgataaggaaaaggaaattactaaaagggtactaatactaccggcgagacgttataaaagactataataataagccctaacgcggtaatttattactaataacgaggtaattaatactttttatatagtaaaaaagaaagccgatttcgagctagcggttaaactacgtaaagaaggcataattataattattaaaaagccgtataagggattagattttattaaaatagatactctttacgatcgaggggtctattaatttatcctatacgacttagaaaaatatataaacctccgtatatttaaattacgaatagttcgtaagattaaagggaaaggaataccctagccgtacgagaagtctagatacgtaatttaggggtacggcgacgttaaaaaggcgacgctgcttatataatcgcctactatatagcgctatagctaacgattaataatagtactaataatatcgctacggaaaaagggatacgagatttagagccgtaatattacctaggcctatacctaatcggccataGGGCTTACAAGGAGAaccctagcctatttactaaaggaaatagctagtaagtacttagaaagtacgattattaaagtacttaagctactatataggctcgcagaatcgggcacttattagtaagctacttattacgacttttatattaattaactattaatagttacctttatgtacgacccgtgcttactagtCATAGAGTACgaaagcgactaatttaggatcgttagaatataaaccgacgatatattaggcctatttaatattaactttataaaaaaagaggataaagagctctaaaaagcaagcttcgtagcgaagctaaaagaggtccttataataaatacccccctagtatttaatagcgggatctTTATAATCAAAAAGAAAACCgtcgctttttaataaaaggggtagggcgagaagattaacctcgttaatctaaacgtaactaatattaagaagcggtataaggctaagcttatgtaaagggtatatattataagtatttattagcctaaggcgacttttaactacgctagagtagtataagttataaatctaactaaacgagacgtcgaagtacttaataagcggcttaagtagtagtaaacgaatctcgatcgaggtctcgtttactacccgatcgactttataataagtaagctctacgtctttattaataagttatttacgaataataataaccttatttcgtaattagggtatattattatcctagctaacgagagtataggtaagagcgaatttattatatacggtaatataatctattacttattaattaaaaataagcgggtaataagaagtatactagcgtcggaggtttataatatagttaatagcgttaacctctcctatacgattttaataatactaaagaaaattactaatcgaattagccttttatttattctaatagttatttatataaattcttactcgctatataaatgccttgttaaattaggaacgacgaaagaaaagaggcttataatcgatattatagcccttaagtaattatataaaaagcgcgaaatacttaagatccgttagattaataataaagataacctcgtaaatacttttataaaaatagtactaaataagggattagagtaatttataagtagtagaaaagtcactatataaataaagggataggttatataaaaagagtagagaaaagggggaaaaagagacgacttagtaaacgggcccgaggtcgaattatacttctaaccgtagtagttaaatcgataaaaaaaagagaaagttagtatcggattagaagtctaattcgaccgcggtatatagccgactacgtaggggctaattaggggccctatttacgattattataactagcctaacctatagttagaacctcttttttatacctacgtagatatttatatagttcaattgatctcttcgttaactacggttcgaactaactaccctgtaatagggatactaacagttTTAGAAAACAGCCTGCGCCTCACAGCATGCTCCTTGGGATCGGTGATGAAGACAATGCCTGGCTCACGCCCATCTATGACCTCAGAGTACCATGGCCCTTTGGTGAAGCCAGAGCCAATCTTGTGAATTGCAGTAAACGACTCGGGGTCCGCGATTGCGACTTCATTGGGCGAGATTCGCACAAATGATCCGTACTTCTGGTGGAGAGAGTGTACGTAGTGCATTCGACGACCTACGAGCACATGGAATTTTAGAGTATAGTTGACGAAGCAAGTATGCCACGGGCCAGGTACATGACTGATCGAGCAGGTCAGTCCTCTGAGAAGAACCTGTTCGAAAAACCATTAGCATATTTTGAGTCGAGAGAACCGCCCCACCCAAACAGATGAGGTAGCTTCCTACTGACATAGGCGGAGAAGACCATGCAAAGGGCGGCGATGATGTAGCCAGCATTTGCAGAATTGAGAAGCGACATGGCGGATCTTATAGATATGGTGCTATGATCAATCTTGCCGGTATGAATATAGGCTTCTAAATCAATGTACAGAAATCAATTGCTAAATGCACTTGTCAATCGGAGGAACGGGTTAGAGAAGCAGGTTATGGGGATGGGCTAGAATCAATCATTGAATTGTAGTCAGTGAGACGGCTTCTCTGCGGCGTGTCTCCTTGTTGTTGATTACTCAACACCTAATACCGAGGATACACAATGGACTATGACAGCTCATATGTGAGCGAAGCAGGCGGATGAGGATAGATTTCTGGTCAGAAACGCCGCCGGACGCTATTTGTCAGACGCCCGACTTGATTTCGTGACAGGTCTTCTACGTCATCTCGGCCAGAACACCAAAGGCCTCCACATGTAGCGTTGCCCAGTTCTGAGGGCGTTGAGTCTGACTTCTTCTACCATATTTTGTTTCACTGATTATTAAACCATATGTTCTCTGATTTCTCAACTGCGTGCTCGACGACTGATACTATCCGATATTTAGAATCAAAGGGCAAATGGAAATGATACTATACGCTTTCTCTACCTAAACCACTCTGCTCCGCATTTCTATCGAGATATGTGCAGCAAGTAGGTAGTAGCTCGAATCGAATGGGATAGGGGTCTTATGTTTGATAACGATTAGAATTTGAtacgattagtaattaaattcctCGGAGTTGCTTATAATCAGACTTTGAGAGCATATTGCTCCTCAGCCAGGTTGACGCACTAGCTATGGATTTCTCCTGTGCGTGCTATTGCTACTGAAAATATGCTGGTCACATCGAAAGCTCTGATTGTTGATCTGCAAGGGTCTTGAATCAGCGAATAGAGAATAAGTGAAAAGGCCCACATCCACACAACTCATCTACTCATCAAGACTATCATTCTTCGGTATTATAACTTAGCCATTGGTGAAAGCAGACAAATAGTGCTACGGATGAATATACGATGGGTAGAAAAGACGACTATTTAGCACCATTCGCCTCGTATAGCTGGGCAGACCCCTCTCTAATTCAGGCGGTATAAGATTAAGCGAAGGAGGAAGAGATAAGAAGTAAGAATGAGAAGTCTAAATTCAAATTTCACAATAATCCAAAGCATCGCTCGTAAGATTTCTGGACGCTTTTTCACATTCCATGCTCGAGCACATGGGGCTTCATACCTCTTTGAGGGCAAAGTTTACCAGACACAAACTAATTTGAaaactaataaaagataGCATTGGTGTTAGTAAGGTTAGTACATCGTGCGATCAGTTCGAATCGACATCGGCGCGGACCAGCTGACGGAACTCGTCGGAGGCAAGCAAGAAATCATACACCAATCTTGCCTCTCATACAAAACCGATAGGGGCAAATCACCCCCATGTTCGGTCATCCTACCATACTAGCATCACATTCATCTCTGGGAGCCGGTTGCGAAAAGATTACGAATTTTCAGATTCAGCATTCACGCAACGTGTTAAAGCAGTAAATGTGTTGTTATTCAATTCCTATGCGCCCCCTGAGCCTTAAAAATGTAATGAAATACATTCGATAGGCTTTCAACTGAGCGTTGAGATCGATGTTACAACAATCGACTGTTGCCAAATCCTTTTTCTCCTACTGGAAAGCCTTCTTCTCTATGTGATAGCTAAGTGACTAATATCCCAGAAGTTACTCGGGTGGCATGGGCCTGTCCAGTTGAAGGTGGACGTTCTAGCTGCCCCACGCCTCAAGATCTCAGCAGCTGCCGAGGGACTTGAGCTGCCATCCGGAAGGGGGGTTCTGGGTGCTGATAAAGCTCAGCCCGCAGCTGGTCGTCGCATCGATGAACCAGTTACGACCGTTGACGGTGATGTGGCCCTGTCCGCCCTTGGGTATGCAGGCAGTGCCAAGCTGAAAGCTGTTGCCATCGAGAAGCTGGACTTTGCAGTTGGCGAGGACAACCGCAGCCTGGGCGGCAATGGCGAGGATAGTATAGGTCTTCATATCTGACAATCTCATCAGCTGTTTGCTCGCGTATAGGTGTAGTGTTGCTCACTGATAGGTAATTGGTCGCTAATGAAGACGGTTCAAGTTGGTATGAGGAAGCTTCTTAGAAAACTGATTCAATTGTGCGGTGTGCTGGAGGAAACAAACAGTCTATGGACTCAAAGGAATCCTCTGAATTTATACATCTCAGTAGTGGTTAGGAAGGTCGGAGTTCATTGTCGGATTTGTGAGAGACAGCGGAGCGAGACCGACTCAACCAAGCTCACAGAGTGTGTGGTCTATGACATGTCTGATTGTCATAGTAACTCATTTTACGGAGTAAACGTATTAGGAAGAATGTCAGAAATCTCACGGTCAGCAACAGGCGTACGATGTGAGCCGTCACTTGGTTGTATAGTATTGACTAAACCATTCTTCGTGATGGGAAGAAAGTGTGGGTCCTGCGTGACGGCCCACACCGTACGACTGGTATTGACTGGGAGAATTACAACATTCGTCCCAATACGTTAACTCCGTAAAATGACTAGTCATAAGAAGCAAACATGATGAGTAGTCGGATAAGTCCTTAGAGAGCCTAAGTTCCTACACCCTTTATACAGTAGGTAATTGAGTTCATTTTAAAGTTGTCAGGTGTTTGGGGATGTCGTGCGACCTCTCTCAGGTTCGTATGATAGCTTCTCTGATGCCGGACCCGACGGATGAGAGACTTGAATACACGTCAAGGGAATTGGTAATCCAGAGCGGATGAATTACATACTTTCCCGATGCTCTAGGCTTACCTATTTGGACCCTGCTGCGACGTGCCATTTCACGTAACTTACCCGGCTCCGACCTCTCGTGGAGCaaaagccctatagccgtatGGAATCGATGACAAACCCAAAATAGCCAATCTGATACAGAGTGCAATTGCCCAAATATTCCACCGTTCAAATGTCATTATCAAATAGCGCCGTTCAGTGATGTGCTAAGTGAGGTAGACACTTAGCCCAGGCTTAGGTTGGCCAGTGGCTGAAGAATTGGCTAGGCTATCCGCAACTAACGTTTGTCATCCGCAAAAGTCTAGAATGGGACGGGCCGGTCAATATGTCAACTCGTTCCACCAGCATGTACAAAAGGCTAAGGGAAGCCTTGGTCTCACTTTCAGCTGTGTCTCAGCAAACCACATGACATAAAACAACTAGTCGGCTCGCGTCACTTAGAATTACTCACATCTGTATCTTCCAATGCCTGCCACTGAGCTTACGGATATAGCAGCAGTCAAAGATGCCATCGGTCCTATCGATCCTAACAAACCGGTCTACATGCTCAATATTTTGAAGTTTCGCCCCGTCGCTATTTACGACCCTACCGCTCCAGCCGATTTCCACTCTCTCCCCGCTTGTAGCGGTCAAGATGCGTGGCAACAACGTTACGTGCCTGCTTTTTTCGCCCTTCCTACAATGAATGGCACTCGTGTCCCATTCTCCGGCAAAATGGTTGGGAAGGTGCTAGGGCTGGAGGACGATGATTGGGATGAAGTGGCTCTTGTGCAATACGAGAATATTGGAGTTTTCAGAGACACAATTGCGAGCGAAGAGTACAAGCGACTTGTAGTGCCGCACCGAGTTGCCGCTCTGGCTGATGCGCGATTGTTTGCGTTTGAGTTTTCAGGTTCTCTTTGAGTAGAGCTGACTCTTTGGCTAATTACGGAAAGCATTCCGCAATTCTTTCCAGCGACGTATTCCGACCTGTCAGCCCTTGGCTCGAGTCATGCACCTCGGCAGTTGGCTGATAGCTAAAGATAGCGAAGGGGGGGAAGCACCCTGGAGTTTTGATAAGATATAATCAGAAAAGAGATAAGTCTGTCAAGTTGAATCAGCGAATAAGAATTCCTACAAAGACTCAAGATGTTTAACTCCGTTGTGAGGGGCCGATGGCGCTCGTCCATGGCGGGGAAAGACATTAATACCGACAAATTTGGTGCTAGGACTGATCAGGCAAGCATCCCAGTAATAACTGGATGGAAACTTCCGTTGCTTCTCCCCGTAATCCACTCACCGTGCTTGGGCCGCTGAAAGAGTCCCTCTTTTTCCTCCTTGACATCAAGATTCCCCCCACGTGTTTGTTGTCTGTTACGCCCAACACGCCGGAGTTGGATCATAGCAACGTTGCTTGCCTGTTATAATGGAAGGTCAACCCGAGGCCGTCATGTCTTTACAATTTCAATCAGAAACGCGGCGACGAAAGGGCTCCAAACACGACAAAACGGGATGTCTGACCTGCCGATATCGGTAAGCCCGCCTCACCGATAACCCTATCGCGGGACCCCTCATTCTGATAAGTATTCTTGGAACATTAGGAGGAAGAAGTGCGTCGAGAACACGTTTCCAATCTGTGGAACATGCTCCAGGTTGAATCTGAAATGCGTGCGATCGACGGCTCGCGATGTAGTCCCGACTACCTGGGTCGAACAGAAGAAGAGCACACTGCAGGCAACTCAGGCGCTACGACCGTCGACGAGAGATAACTCGCATCAACCATTATCGTCATGTTTTCCGTTGCTTGCTTCACCTCCGGGCGTGGACCAGGGCGAACCGCCTCAGAAGCGACAAGTAATGCGATACTACATTACAGTGCTGAGCCATTTTTTGACTGCAAGCGAGCAGTTCAACTCGTTCCTATCTGGTTCGTTACTCTCTGAATGAATTGGATGCACTTCCATATGGCTCGATGGGCTGCAACTGACACTTAGAATCTTTCAGAGTTCCTACCAATGGCTATGGAATCGAGTGTGCTTTACGATGCACTGGTCGCTTTTGCTTCTGGTCACTTGTCACTCACGAATGAGTCATATCGGGTCTCTGCCTTAGAAGCTCACTCGACAGCAATCACCAACCTCGCCACAGCCCTCGCTAAACCACAACATGAAATCACATGGTACGAAATCAAAGCAGCAACATGCTTGGC encodes:
- a CDS encoding cytochrome P450 — encoded protein: MSLLNSANAGYIIAALCMVFSAYVSSSQRTDLLDQSCRRMHYVHSLHQKYGSFVRISPNEVAIADPESFTAIHKIGSGFTKGPWYSEVIDGREPGIVFITDPKEHAVRRRLFSKTVSIPITG